In Chitinophaga oryzae, the sequence CGGACGCTCAGGGTATGGCCGTCGGCTTCCACGCCGTAGGTTTCTTTGATGAACAGCAGGGTTTCTGCCAGTCTTTCCCGTACGGGTTTCTGGGCTAGGTGGGTGATTTTCAGTTCCGCTTTCCGCAGTTCGCTGGAGAGGATGCGCATCATTTCGAAAGACAGGGAGGCATCTTTCTGGAGGATGCTCATAAACAGGTCTTTCGGTACGAAGCAGATGGAAGAGTCTTCGAGGGCAGTGGCGGTAGCGGTATAGCGTTCGTTGCTGAGCAGCGCTTTGTATCCCATGATATCGCCGGCTTTTACCAGGCGGATAATCTGTTCGCGGCCATCGTCGCCGCTGTGGGACAGCTTTATTTTACCGTCGTTGATACAGTAGACACCAAAGGGATATGCACCTTCATGGAAGATCACCTGGCCTTTTTTGTATACGGAGCATACTTTGGCCTGGTCAATCTGTTCCAGATTGCACTGTTCCGCCTTGCAGAAAATGGAGGAAAAACGGTCCCTGCAATGTTGGCAAGCAGGATTTTGAATTGTGCTACCCATATCAATCTGCAAAAGTACTAATTTACGGCTCCTTAACCAAAGCAAATGCTGTCGTGTCGTTAAATTATTATGTGATTTATAAACCATATGAGGTGCTGTCCCGGTTTACGCCGGAAGGGAATAAATCCTGCCTGGCAGATTACTTTAAAGTGCCCCGGGATGTGTACCCTGTGGGGCGGCTGGACTATGACAGCGAGGGGTTGTTGTTGCTCACGAATGACAAGTCGTTGAATAACAGGCTGCTGATGCCGCAATACGCACATGAAAGGGAATACTGGGTGCAGGTAGACGGGGCGGTGACCAATGCGGCCATACGGCAGCTGCAGGAAGGGGTGGATATCACGGTGGACGGTAAGCAGTATCATACAAAACCCTGCCTGGCGGAAATTTTTCCGGAGGAGCCTTTTTTGCCGGAGCGCAACCCTCCTATCCGTTTCCGGAAGAACATCCCGGCGCCCTGGCTGCGGCTGGTGCTTCATGAGGGAAAAAACAGGCAGGTGCGTAAAATGACCGCGGCCACCGGCTTCCCTACGTTGAGGCTTGTCCGTTACCGCATGGAAGAAATAACGATTGCAGGCATGCAGCCGGGCGACATGGTACAACTGAGCCGCAATACCGTTTATAAAAAACTCCGCCTGCTATCATCCTGATGTGGATGGTTTTAAGTATTTTGATACTTAATTGCCGGATTCACTGTATAAATCTGTCAGTTGGCATCAAATAACCACCTGTCAACCTTAGCAAATCCACAAATTTTAACTAGGTTTGTTGCCTACAAATATCTATTATGCTGAAATCAATGACTGGCTTCGGAAGGGCAGAAAGCGCGAGAGGCGAAACAAGTATCGTGGTAGAGATCAAATCGCTCAATGGAAAGCAATTTGAGGTGAACCTGAAAATATCGCCCCTGCTAAAACCCTACGAATTTGACATCCGTTCGCTGATGCAACAAACCCTGCAACGCGGGACACTGGATGTCAGCATCAACATTCGTCAGAATGGTGCTACAAGGCCGGTTGTGATTAATACAGACCTGGCGAAATACTATTACCAGTCTATTACAATGCTGGCCAACCAGCTCGAGCTGCCTCAGGGCGACCTGCTGAACGTGCTGATGAAACTGCCGGAAGTGGTTTCGCCTGCTACCGAACAGCTGACCAGGGAAGAGTGGAAAGACGTGGAAGACACCCTGAAGGAAGCCCTTACGGATCTGGACCTGCATCGCCAGGACGAAGGCCAGATGCTGAAAGCAGACCTGCAACAACGAATAGATAACATTGAACAATACTCCGGCAAAGTCCGTGAACTGGACCCGCTCCGGAAAGACCGTATCCGTCAGCGCCTCGAAGGCCTGCTGGCCGAACATGTGGGAAAGGACAATGTAGACGGTAACAGGCTGGAACAGGAGCTGATCTTCTATCTGGAAAAACTGGACATCTCTGAAGAACTGTCCCGCCTGGAAAACCATCTCCGTTATTTCCGTGAGATCCTGAAAGACGAAGACCCTGCCAAAGGAAAGAAACTGGGCTTTGTGCTGCAGGAGATCGGCCGCGAAATCAATACCACCGGTTCCAAAGCCAACGACGCCGGTATCCAGCAGTGGGTAGTGCTGATGAAAGACGAACTGGAAAAAGCCAAAGAACAAGTATTAAACGTTTTATAGCAAGGCGTATACCGTATGAAAAGACTATTTGGGGTAACCGCAGGCTTATTTTTACTGGCTGCAGCCTGCAAGCCGATCAGGATGGATGCCTACGAGAAAAACCGGGAGATTCCGGAACACGACTGGGCTTACGGCTATAAACCCTCTTTTGATGTGACCATCCAGCCGGAAGATACGGCTACCCTCTTTGATATTTATGTGAATGTCCGGCATACCGACGCCTACCCCTACAGCAATATGTGGCTGCTGATAGGCACCAGATACCCGGGCGACAGTATTCCCAAAGAACAAAGGGTAGAACTGCCGCTGGCAGATATCAACGGCAAATGGCATGGCAACGGTATCGATGATATTTTTGAACACCGGGTACTCATCCAGCAAAAAGCCCTCTTCAACAAACCAGGCACCTATCAGTTTACATTCGAACAAAACATGCGGCAAAACCCGCTCCCCCATGTAATGAATATAGGTTTGCGGATAGAGAAAGCCGGCAAACGGCCATGATGAGAAAATTTTTTAATAAAATGCAGGAAGGAAAGTCCGTTTCCTTCATTTACCTGCTCGTACTGGCTTATACGATCGTAGCCCTCATCTGGTGGGGCGTGCTGCTGTTCCGGCAAAGTGAACAGATCAGCCAGTTCGAGAAACAAAACCTTTCCCTCCGTATCGATAGCCTTGCCCAGCCGGTAGAACATCAGCTGGAATTCCAACGGATTGAAAAAGACGCTCATATGCGATCTTTTAAATATGTGGGGGAAGGCGCCATTTTTTTAGGGATCATACTGCTCGGCGCGCTCTTTGTATATAGAGCCGTCTGGAAATACATGAAGCTCAGCCGGCAACAGCAAAACTTTATGATGGCCGTGACGCATGAACTGAAATCACCCATCGCTGTCGCCAAACTGAACCTGGAAACCATCCGCAGACACAAGCTGGATGAGGAAAAGCAGGCCAAGCTGATAGATAATACCATCCGGGAAACCAACCGGCTCGACCAGCTCTGTAACAACATTTTGCTGGCAGCACAGCTGGAAACCCACAACTATAAGCTGTTTAAGGAACCGCTCGACTTCTCCGCCCTGCTGGAAGCGAATATCCGGGAACTGCGTAACCGCATCGGGACACATGTCATAAATGCAGACATTCTGCCACATGTGTGGCTGGAGGGTGACAAGCTGATGTTACAGATCATCCTCAGCAACCTCGTAGAGAATGCGGTAAAATATGCTCCCCGCAACTCCACGATCACCGTGCGCCTCTTTGAAGCCGGCCACCGACTGAAACTGCAGGTGTCCGACGAAGGCCCCGGGGTGCCCGATGAGGAAAAAGAACGCATCTTCATGAAATTCTACCGCCTTGGCAACGAAAACACCCGGAAAGCAAAGGGCTCAGGATTGGGATTGTTTCTCACCGCCAAAATCGTGGAACAACACGACGGCCTCATCTGGGTGAAAGACAATGAGCCTGCAGGCGCCTGCTTCGAGATAATCTGGCAGCAATATTCCGTGCAAAGAGCGTAAATTAGTTGACGGATTCATGCTTCGGCAAGTCCGTGATTTATAGTCACATCAAACGATAACACATGAAGGAAGCGACCAAAGCATCCATATTACTGGTGGAGGACGAAGAGAACCTCCAGGAAGCGCTTAAGCTCAACCTGGAACTGGAAGGATATGAGGTGACCGCCGTAGATAATGGTACCGCTGCCCTGAAAGCAGTAAAAAACGAATATTTCGATCTCATCATACTGGATATCATGCTGCCGGAAATGGACGGCATTGCTGTATGCGAAAACATCCGCATCCAGAACAATGAAGTGCCCATCCTCTTCCTCAGCGCCAAAAACAGCAGCGCCGACCGTGTGCTGGGCCTCAAAAAAGGGGGTGATGATTACATGACCAAGCCTTTCAATCTCGAAGAACTGCTGCTGCGCGTAGAAAAGCTGATCGTCAAAAACAAAAAAATACAGGATAAAGACAGCGTGCCCAATGTTTACCGCTTTGGCAACAATATGATCGATTTTGCCGCACAGGAATGCGTAGGCAAAGACGGGAAACATTATGAGCTGAGCAAGAAAGAAGCCATGCTGCTGAAACTGCTGATCGAAAACAAAGGCGAAGTCGTGACCCGTGAGAAAATACTGCAGGTAGTATGGGGATATAACGTATATCCCACCACGCGTACCATCGACAACTTTATCCTCAACTTCCGCAAATATTTTGAGGAAGACAGCCGCAACTCCAAGTACTTCCACTCTGTAAGAGGCGTTGGGTACAAGTTTACCGAAGCCTAAACATGTCGAGATTTATTGATTTTGGGATTTATTGATTTACTACAAATCAAAAAATTCCAAAATCAAAAAATTCCTGATTGGAAAACCACTTTTCCGCAATTTCTCCCCGCTTGCCTGTTAAAACCTGCCTCCGGATAATTACCGTTTCCCCAAAGAAGTGATTTGACCGATATTTATTGGACTGATCAGAAAGACGTTCAACTTTCCTGTAAACCTTAGACGTGGTACAACATTTCAATGAAATAGTTTTTGCTGCGGGATGGCCGTACTGGCTGTTTTTTTTGTTAAGTCTCCTTGCCATTGTAATATTTTTTATCCAACGGGAAAAAAACATAAAAAGAGCCTCAGCGAAAGAAATAACCATACAACACACCTTAATCAACCTGGAACTCCATGCTTTCCAGGCACATATGGACCCGCATTTTATATTTAACAGCCTCAACGCTATCCATCACTACATCCTTACCACCAGTACGGACATGGCCTCCCTGTATCTTACCCGCTTCGCCCGCCTGATGCGCCTTATGATCGGTAATTTCAACAAGGAATGGGTAACCCTGCAGGAAGACCTTGAAGCGCTGGAACTATACATACAACTGGAACAGCTCCGGTTTGACCAGCAGTTTTCTTATCAGGTGCGCATTGTACAGGATGTCAACTCCCACAGTACCCTCATCCCTCCCCTCATTATCCAGCCCTATGTGCAGTACGTGATCTGGCACCGGTTGCTGATGCGACCGGAAAAAACCGGGGGCCGGCTGGTGATCCATATAGGAAAAGACCATAACCGGCTCTGTATTCAGCTGGAAGACAACGGTATCCAGGCCAGCGAACTGCTGGACGACACCGGGGAGCGACAGGCTACCGGGATAGACATTGCCGCGGAACGGCTGTATATGATGAGTGAGAAATATCAGCTGAAAGCAGGCATCCAGGCGCAGCAGCTGTTTGATGAAGCCCACCGGCCCACCGGCAACCGCCTCACGATCAGCATGGAACATATGCTGTCACGGCACATGCCGGTAGCGGTATAAACCTACAGGCGCCTGATCCAGGCGCAGCTGATCCATCCGGTTTTACCATCGGCCAGCGATATTTTGCAGTAATCTTTGGTGGCGTCGGCGATGTGTACCTTCATACCTTCCTGCACTTCAAAAGCGTCTTTGCTGTTATCGTCCGGCGCTGTTTTTACCTTGATGTTGCTCTGTGTGATGATGCCCGTCTGGTGGTTGTTGGCCACCGCATAAGTATCTATCGCCATCAGCAGGTAAAGCGCAAACAGTGTTCCCAGTGCATAGTTGCCCCAGCGGAGGAACTTATTTTTCCAGCCGGGCAGGAACGTGTTGAGCATAATACCGGCGATCGCCAGCCAGAAGAAGAGAATGCATCCCACCGCCCAGCCATTGGGCTTGTGCAGCTGTTGTAACTGCCGCCACCATTGCTGGAAGAAGACTAACGGCAACTCATCCACGAAACCGCTTACTTTTTGATTGGCGAGGGCCAGGTTGTGCCGGGCGGCTTCATCGCGCGGGGCCAGTTGCAGCGCCTTCTCGAAATTATACACCGCCTCCCCTGTTTTGCCGGCTTTGTAGTATGCGTTGCCGGCATTGAAATACAATGCTTTTATGTTGTAGCCTTCATCTATCAGTTGCTGATAGGCTGCTGCTGCTTCGGTGAATTTACTTTGCTGATAAAGGCTGTTGGCCGCATCAAAACGTTGTTGCGGGAGCGCCTGCTGCGCCCTGATCGCGCTGCCGGCAAGCAGCAGGAAAGCCAGTAACAGGGCGGTTTTAATATGTTTATGTCCGGGCATACTACCTTTTCTCATAATTAATTTTTCAAAGCATCTTCCAGGTTGGTGATGATGGTCACCGCTTTGGAATAGGTGCCCTGCATTTTATCGTCATTGTGGCCAGGTGCATACAAGGCCAGTTCGCAGTTGTCGATCAGTTCAAACAGGTCGCTGGTATTGGTGCCGTTGATATGGCGGGCGGCCAGTTTATCCTGGATCAGTTGTTTGCTCAGGTCTGCAAAAGGTATTTTCAGTTTATGGCTGAGATACCCCCATACGGCACGGGATGTTTCTTCGTAGAAAGCTTTGTCCTTCCCTTCTTTGAGGTACCGGGCGGCCAGTTCCAGCCTTTTCAGGGCCACTTTATTGGCATAGCGGTGCTTCAGCAGCGCTGCGTTGGTGGTATTGTAGTCTTTTCTGCGTTTGTAGAAAATAACAGCGCCGGCGATCAGCAACGGCAATATCAGCAGCGCATAGAACCAGGGGCTGAGGATAAACCAGGTGCTGCGTTTGGACCATTGCTGGATGCCTCCGTCTATTTTCACCAGTTCATTTCTGCCTGTGCTGAAATCGTGTTTGTCTTCTTTTATGCGTTTGCCCTGG encodes:
- a CDS encoding Crp/Fnr family transcriptional regulator yields the protein MGSTIQNPACQHCRDRFSSIFCKAEQCNLEQIDQAKVCSVYKKGQVIFHEGAYPFGVYCINDGKIKLSHSGDDGREQIIRLVKAGDIMGYKALLSNERYTATATALEDSSICFVPKDLFMSILQKDASLSFEMMRILSSELRKAELKITHLAQKPVRERLAETLLFIKETYGVEADGHTLSVRLSREEIANLVGTATESAIRLLSEFKKDGMIELEGKKIRLLDLQQIVKTANLQD
- a CDS encoding pseudouridine synthase, with protein sequence MIYKPYEVLSRFTPEGNKSCLADYFKVPRDVYPVGRLDYDSEGLLLLTNDKSLNNRLLMPQYAHEREYWVQVDGAVTNAAIRQLQEGVDITVDGKQYHTKPCLAEIFPEEPFLPERNPPIRFRKNIPAPWLRLVLHEGKNRQVRKMTAATGFPTLRLVRYRMEEITIAGMQPGDMVQLSRNTVYKKLRLLSS
- a CDS encoding YicC/YloC family endoribonuclease, translating into MLKSMTGFGRAESARGETSIVVEIKSLNGKQFEVNLKISPLLKPYEFDIRSLMQQTLQRGTLDVSINIRQNGATRPVVINTDLAKYYYQSITMLANQLELPQGDLLNVLMKLPEVVSPATEQLTREEWKDVEDTLKEALTDLDLHRQDEGQMLKADLQQRIDNIEQYSGKVRELDPLRKDRIRQRLEGLLAEHVGKDNVDGNRLEQELIFYLEKLDISEELSRLENHLRYFREILKDEDPAKGKKLGFVLQEIGREINTTGSKANDAGIQQWVVLMKDELEKAKEQVLNVL
- a CDS encoding gliding motility lipoprotein GldH; amino-acid sequence: MKRLFGVTAGLFLLAAACKPIRMDAYEKNREIPEHDWAYGYKPSFDVTIQPEDTATLFDIYVNVRHTDAYPYSNMWLLIGTRYPGDSIPKEQRVELPLADINGKWHGNGIDDIFEHRVLIQQKALFNKPGTYQFTFEQNMRQNPLPHVMNIGLRIEKAGKRP
- a CDS encoding sensor histidine kinase gives rise to the protein MMRKFFNKMQEGKSVSFIYLLVLAYTIVALIWWGVLLFRQSEQISQFEKQNLSLRIDSLAQPVEHQLEFQRIEKDAHMRSFKYVGEGAIFLGIILLGALFVYRAVWKYMKLSRQQQNFMMAVTHELKSPIAVAKLNLETIRRHKLDEEKQAKLIDNTIRETNRLDQLCNNILLAAQLETHNYKLFKEPLDFSALLEANIRELRNRIGTHVINADILPHVWLEGDKLMLQIILSNLVENAVKYAPRNSTITVRLFEAGHRLKLQVSDEGPGVPDEEKERIFMKFYRLGNENTRKAKGSGLGLFLTAKIVEQHDGLIWVKDNEPAGACFEIIWQQYSVQRA
- a CDS encoding response regulator transcription factor, with product MKEATKASILLVEDEENLQEALKLNLELEGYEVTAVDNGTAALKAVKNEYFDLIILDIMLPEMDGIAVCENIRIQNNEVPILFLSAKNSSADRVLGLKKGGDDYMTKPFNLEELLLRVEKLIVKNKKIQDKDSVPNVYRFGNNMIDFAAQECVGKDGKHYELSKKEAMLLKLLIENKGEVVTREKILQVVWGYNVYPTTRTIDNFILNFRKYFEEDSRNSKYFHSVRGVGYKFTEA
- a CDS encoding sensor histidine kinase, translating into MDPHFIFNSLNAIHHYILTTSTDMASLYLTRFARLMRLMIGNFNKEWVTLQEDLEALELYIQLEQLRFDQQFSYQVRIVQDVNSHSTLIPPLIIQPYVQYVIWHRLLMRPEKTGGRLVIHIGKDHNRLCIQLEDNGIQASELLDDTGERQATGIDIAAERLYMMSEKYQLKAGIQAQQLFDEAHRPTGNRLTISMEHMLSRHMPVAV
- a CDS encoding tetratricopeptide repeat protein, encoding MRKGSMPGHKHIKTALLLAFLLLAGSAIRAQQALPQQRFDAANSLYQQSKFTEAAAAYQQLIDEGYNIKALYFNAGNAYYKAGKTGEAVYNFEKALQLAPRDEAARHNLALANQKVSGFVDELPLVFFQQWWRQLQQLHKPNGWAVGCILFFWLAIAGIMLNTFLPGWKNKFLRWGNYALGTLFALYLLMAIDTYAVANNHQTGIITQSNIKVKTAPDDNSKDAFEVQEGMKVHIADATKDYCKISLADGKTGWISCAWIRRL